In Mycolicibacterium aubagnense, the DNA window CCCCACTCGGCAGATACACGAAGTTGGCGTGGCTGTCGGTGCAGTAGACACCCATGGACCGCAACCGCGCCCGCAGGAACGCTCCTTCCGAGGTGATCATCCGGATACGCTGGCGTAGTTGATCTTCCGCATCGTAGGACGCCGCGACGGCCACCAGCCCGGTGATCCCGATCCCGAACGGAAGCTGCATCCCCCACAGCTCACGCGCCAGCGACGGCGCGCAGATGCCGTAGCCGATGCGCAGGCCGGCTAGACCGTAGGCCTTCGAAAAGGTACGCACTACAACCAGATTGGGGTAGCGGACCACGAGCGACGGGATGTCGAGACACAAGTCGGGGGCCAGGAACTCGACGTAGGCCTCGTCGAGCAGGACCACAGTGCCCGACGGCACCCGGTCCAGGAACCGGTACAGATCTGCGGCCGACTCGACGGTCCCCGTCGGGTTGTGCGGTCGGCATACCACCACGACCCGGGCCCGCGCCGCGGCCGCCGCCATGGCCTCGAGATTGTGGTGACCGTGCCGGTCCAGCGGCACGGTCACCGACCGCAATCGCGCCATCTGCGCGAAGATCGGATAGCCGTCGAAGGTCGGTGTTGCCGTTACCAGCACATCCCCTGGCTTGGTGACGGCCCGCAGCACCTGCATGATCACGCCCGTGGCACCGGCGCCAACCACCACCTGTTCGTCGGCAACGCCGGCCCGGCCCGCGATCAGCGACCGCAACCGCTGCGGCAGGAACTCCGGATAGCGGTTCATCGCAGCAATCGACGCGGTCAGCGCGGCCCGCACCCCGGGCAGCGGTGGAAACGGATTCTCGTTGAGCGACAACGCCAATGGGTCGTCCGCGGCAGGCAGCGAATCGACCGCGTCGGTCAACGCGCAGGTTGGCGTCATCGCTGGCCGCCCCACCGCACCGCTGCCGCACCCGCGAAATCACCGGCGTGCGCGAAGGCCGCCATCATCACCACGTCGCCCTTGCTCAGCTGGCCGTCGGCGATCGCCCGATCGAGGTTCACCGGCACGCCCGCGGCGAACAGGTTTCCACATTCGTCGAACGTGTCCCGGTGCCGCTCGGCCGGCAGTTCGAGGGCCTCACGCCAGTTCCGCAGGAACACCCGGTTCGGCTGGTTGGTGACCAGCAGGCCGATATCCTTGGGCGCCAGCCCGATCCGGTCGCACACCGCGTACGCCACTTCGGGCACCTGTCGATTACCCCGGGCCAGCACCTTGGTGATCTTGCTCTCGGTGAAGCCGATGCAACCCTCCCCCGGACCGGCCTGCCACCATTTGCGCGGCGGGTCGACGGCCATGGTCATGTCACCGGCATACTCGCCGTAGGTACGGCACTCGACGTCCAGAATCGGCGAAACATCGGACAGCGCAACGAGTCCGACCGCAGCACCGTCGCCGGGCACCGCAGCCTGCGCCTTGGGCCGGATGGTGTCCTGGTCGAAAACCTGACCTGCCGCATTCTGCGCCACCGCCACCAGTGCGGTGCGGCCCTCCCCGGATGCGAGCAGCTGCCGGGCCAACTTCAGCCCCAGGATGAAGGCCGCGCACCCGCCGTTGTGCAGGTCGATCACCCAGTTCGGTTTCATGCCAAGCCGATTCGCCATACCGCCACCGCCGCCGTAGAACGGCATGTCGGGCAGCTGGGTGTGGGTGATGAGGATGTCGACGTCGGCCAGGGCATCCGATCCGTGCCGGTCGACGAGCCCGGCGGCCGCGCGTTCCACCATGTCGATGGCGGTCTCGTCAGGAGCCACGTGGTGCCGGAACTTCGGCGCCCGGAACATCAGGTTGTCCCGCAGGTCGTCGGAACCGGCGAACTGCGCGTAGTAGTCGGCGCCGATCGCCTCGCCCGGGAGATAGGTCGAGACATCCAGAAGACTGACGGCAGGCTGCTCCATGTTTTCGCTCACTTCATCCAAGCCGGGGTGATCGGCAGTCCGTTGCGGTGCCGGTACTCGGCAATCGCCTTGAGGTTGTCCAGTTCCAGCCGGTGGCCCGCCCCGAACATGTCCCAGAAGTCCCCGACCCACACGGGTCGCTGCGCCGGCGCGGTCTCCGGGTACGGGTTGTTGTCGTAGAAGGGGTGGTGGCAGTTGGTCCACAGCACCACCGAGCCGGGCTTGTTCAGCACGGTCTGCGCGTCGACGACGCGCATCAGGTAGATCATCCAGAGGTGCTGGCCCTGGTCCCAGGCGCAGTGGTAGTCGACGGTCATCGCATCGCGGTTCGCCACGGTGCGCGTGTAGATTTCGGTTTCCGAGCCCAGCCGGTCATACGCCAGCCAGAGACCGGGCTCCGCCGTCTCGGTGAACCCGCGCAGGCTGTAGGTCCACTCCTCCAGGCTGCGGGTGTCCGACAGGTACTCGAACAGTTCGTCCGGCGGGCAGTCGATGTAGTCGTTGACGGTGCAGTACTCACCGAAGACCACGTCGTGCGGGTACACCGACCGCATCATCTCCATGATGATCGGGGTGGCCTTCTCGCGGGGCGCGTTCTCGATGCGGGTGATCCCGCCGATGGGCATCGTGATGTCTTCAAGCGCGGGCAGCGACATGCTGGGAGCTCTCTTTCTGCGTGTGTTGTGCGGCTGAATCGAGAAATGGTGCGAACGTGGGGATTTCGTCGGCCGAGCATTCGACGCTGACCACCGACGGCCCATGCCGGCCGAGCGCTTCGGTCAGCGCGCCGGCCAGCTGCGGCAACTCGCTGACGTCGGTCGCATGCAGGCCGGGGAACATCGCGGCCAGCCCGGCGCCGAGCCGGGCCGGAGTGAAACGGTTGTAGCTGTAGCGGTCGCCGTAGAACAGCTGCTCGCGGGTGACGCACATGGCGTGGGCGTTGTTGTTGAACAACACGAAGGTGATCGGGAGCCGGTACTGCACCGCGGTGTGCAGCTCCATGCCGTGCATGAAGAACGAGCCGTCCCCGGCCACCACCACGGTCCGGTATTGCGGCCCAGCGGTTTTCGCCCGGGCAAAGCACATGCCGATGGCAGCGCCGAAGCTGTACCCCATCCCGCCCATGCCCAGCGCCACCACAAAGCGCCCGGCGCGGCGCACCGGCAGGGCGTGCACCGTCGAGGCGCCGGTGTTGCCGGCGTCGACCACGATGTCGGCGCCCTCGGGTAACAGGTCGTCGAGCAACGTGACGGTATCGCGGTACCGGATGCCGGGGCCCTCGTGCGCCGGCGGCTGGAGTTCGGTGTGCGGCAACGGATCCAGGACCCGGAGCCCGTGCGGCCGGCCGGCTCCCGTCAAAGCCCGGGTCAGCGCCGTCAGCGATGCCCGCAGGTTTGTCGAATTCACGTGTGTCGCCGGGACATACGGAGGCTGCGCACCGAGCGAGACGGTCTGCACCCCGGCCAGCGCATTGTCGAGGCCGGCGCGCGCCGTCACCGACAGGCGCGTCCCGACCACCAGGCACACCGCGCTGCGGGAGATCGCATCGACGACCCGCGGATGGCCCATCACCCCGGTGACCCCCAGCCACGACGATTGGCCCAATCCTGGTGAGCCACTGACGTCTTTGGCATCCGGAACCGTGGCGACCCAGGCCCGCAGTACCGCGCGTAGCTCCTCGAGTTCACGACGGGCGTCGTCGCGAGCCACCTGCTCGCCGGCGATGATCGTGACCGGCCCCAGCGCCCGGCGCAGCATCTCGGCGATGGAACCTGGGTCCGTCAATACTGAATCGCGCACCGCCACAGTGCTTTCCAGGGGATTGACCACATCGATCATGGCCTGCTGGATGTCCTTCGGCAGGAGCAACACCGCCGGACCGCCGCTGTCGGCCGCGGCCAGCGCCTCCGCCAGGGCGGGCACGATGTCCTCCGGGTCCGTCACCCGCCGGCAGTACACCGACACCGCCGAGAACAGCACCACCGCGTCGAGCGACCCCGAGCGCCCGCTCGTGTCCTGGAAGCTGCCGCGTCCGTCCATACCGGTCGGCGCCTGCCCCACCAGGGCCAGTACGGGCACCCGGCTGGCCAGCGATTCCCCCAGTCCCGCAACCAGATTCAGTGATCCGCCGCCCGACGTAGCAGCCACCACCCCGATCCGGGATACCGCCCGGCTGTATCCGTCGGCCATGGTGGCAGCGGAGAACTCGTGCTTCGCCAAGATCGGGGTGATGCCGCCACTGCAGAATGCCGCGTCGAACAGGTCCTCGATGTTGGCCCCGTCGACACCGAAGAAATACTCGGTGCCCGTCGCCGCCAGTTGCGTGATGATGTGGTCCACCACCCGATACCTGCCGACCATCGCCTCACCTGCTTCCGCTCGTCTGCTCAAGAACACGAAGCGGACCGCCGGATAGTTCAACGCCGGCGAAAAAAGCTACAGATTGCGCTCCAGCAGCACCTTGCCGCTGTCGGCGGAAACCAGTTGTACCGCAGCAATTTCCGAAACCTGCATCGGAGTGTTACCGCTCGGCAACGCAGTGGCTCCGGACATGCCGAACCACGTGGCGATCTGCGTGCGGCTACCGTCACGGCCCACCACGACCATGCCCAAATTGCTCGGCGGCGCGGCCGGTCCGCTGGACCAGTCGCCATAGCTGCAGGCCATGTCGATCCGTGTACCCCAACCGTAGCTGCTCAACGCGATGGTCGCATTGAACGGCGTGGGCGCCACGTGCTGCATGGGCAACTGCGCGACCTGCTCCTGTGTCTGGTCGCCACCGAAGAACTCCGGCCGGACCACGGCCACCACACCGATAGCCAATACCGCGGCGGCGAGACCGGCCACTGCGGTCGTCACCCAGCGGGTCCGGCGCCGGCGCCACCGCACCTTGGCCAGAACCGAATCAAGCACCTCGGGGCGCAACGGCGGCTCCGGCTGCTCCGCACCGATCTCCTGCACGTCCGCCAGCGTCAGCAGGCCCAGCAGGGCCGGCATACCGCTCAGTTCACCGACCGCGTCCCGGCACCGGGAACAGGTCTGCAGATGCGCTTCGTACTCGCGGCGTTCCGCACTCGACAGCGAACCCAGCACATAGGCGGCGTCCCAGGTTGCGTACCGGTCGCCGTCAAAGGGCCCGACCGACTCGACCATATGCATACTCACCGAGTCACCCCCATTTCCTGCAGATTCAGACGCAGCGCCCGGACCGCGTAATGCAGCCTCGATTTCACCGTGCCCTCGGCAATCTGAAGCTCCGCGGCAATCTGCGCGACGCTCAACTGCCGGTAGTACGCGCGCTCGATCACAGCGCGATGGTCGACGGAGAGCTGGCTCAGGGCACCCCCGAGCAGCATCCGATCCAGGGCGGTATCCACTTCATCGGTGGCTGCCGGGTCCGTCCGGTCCTCGGCCTCGACTACCTCTGACGAGGTGGTTTCGTGCCGGCGCCGGGCGCTGCGCTGCTCATCGATGATCAGGTTGCGGGCGACGGTATAGAGCCAGGCTCGCGGGGACTGGTTGGTGTCGGCCACGACGTCGGGGTGCCGCCACGCCCGCAGCAAAGTCTCCTGCACGACGTCCTCTGCACGCGCCGAGTCCTGGGTAAGTCGCAGGGCATAGCGCCAAAGGGCGCCTGCGTGCTCCTCGTAAAGCACCCGCATCATGGCGGCCTCCGGATCGCTCATACACCAACCTCCGTCATTGACACGAGATCAGGGGCGAACCGGTTCACCGGATCAATCGCGTAACAGGGTCAGGATTCGGGGTCCATCCTCGGTGACAGCAACGGTGTGCTCCCAGTGTGCGGCACGAGAGCCGTCCTTGGTAACCACCGTCCACTCGTCTTCGAGAATCACCGTCTTCGACGTACCCAACGTCAGCATCGGCTCGATTGCCAGCACCGAACCCGGCTCCAGGAACGGACCCCGACCGGGCGATCCCTCATTGGGCAGGAACGGGTCCATGTGCATCTCTTGACCGATGCCGTGGCCGCCGTAGCCCGCGACGATGCCGAACTTGCGGTCGTAGCGGGCGGAGGCGGCGTGAGTCGCCACCTCGATGGCGTGCGAGACGTCGGTCAGCCGGTTACCGGGCACCATGGCGGCGATACCCGCCTCCATGGACTCGCGAGTGGCGTCGGACAGCTTCTGGTCGGCGTCGATCAGCGAACCGACACCGAACGTCACGGCGGAGTCGCCGTGCCAGTCGTTCAGGATGGCGCCGCAGTCGATGGACACCAGGTCACCGCTGGCCAGCACCTCGTCGGCGGCCGGAATCCCGTGCACCACGCGGTCGTTGACCGACGCGCAGATGGTCGCCGGGAAACCGTGGTAGCCCAGGAACGACGGGATGCCGCCACCGTCGCGGATGACAGACTCGGCGATCTGGTCCAACTCGAGAGTGGACATCCCGGGCGCGGCGACCTCACGGACCGCTTTCAGCGCGGCCGCCACCAGCGAACCGGCGGCCGCCATCGCGTCCAATTCGCCGGCAGTCCGTTGCGGGACGACCTTGCGGCCGCGGCGGGGTAGACCAATCATCGAAGTACTGATTTCAGCCGGTGACGGCTACTGGCCCAGCGCCTGGAGGGCGCGGGCGAACACCTCATCCAGGCTGCCGACTGCGTCGACCGAGACGAGCTCGTCGCGGTAGTAGTCCAGCAGCGGCGCGGTCTCGTCCCGGTACACCTTCATCCGGTTGAGGATGACCTCTTCGGTGTCGTCGGCGCGGCCGCGGCTCTTCAGCCGGGTCAGCAGCTCGGACTCCGACACGCGGAACTCCAGCACCGCGTCCAGTTTCAGGTTGCGCTTGGCCAGCATCTCGCGCAGAGCGACGGCCTGCTCGACCGAGCGGGGGAAGCCGTCGAGGATGAATCCGGCGGCGGTGTCGTCGGCGTCGAGACGATCGTCGACGAGCGCGTTGGTCAGCTCGGCCGGAACGAGGTCGCCGGCGTCGAGGTACTTCTTGGCCTCGACACCGAGCGGGGTGCCCTTGCTGATGTTGCTACGGAATAAATCCCCCGTGGAGATCTGCGGGATGCCGAACTTCTCGGCCAGCTTCTCGGCCTGAGTGCCCTTGCCTGCCCCCGGCGGTCCCAGCAGAACCATTCTCATTTGAGGAACCCTTCGTAGTTGCGCTGCATCAGCTGGCTCTCGATTTGCTTCACCGTGTCCAGACCCACGCCGATCATGATCAGCACGGCCGTACCGCCGAACGGCAGGTTCTGCGCGCTGCCGCCGCCACCCTGCAGGAACAGATTAGGCAGCACCGCGATCAAGCCGAGGTAAATCGAGCCCGGCAGCGTGATCCGGCTGAGGACGTACCGGAGGTAGTCGGCCGTGGGCTTGCCCGGCCGGATGCCCGGGATGAAGCCACCGAACTTCTTCATCTCGTCCGCCCGCTCATCGGGGTTGAACGTGATGGACACGTAGAAGTACGTGAAGAAGATGATCAGCCCGAAGTAGATCGCGATGTAGATCGGGTCGGCCGGGTTGGTCAGGTACTTGGCAACCGCCTTGGACCACCAGCCGTTGGACGCGTTCGGATCGCCGGCGGTGACCAGCTGCGTGATGAGGTGCGGGATGTAGATCAGCGACGACGCGAAGATGACCGGGATGACGCCGGCCTGGTTGACCTTCAGCGGCAGGTAGGTCGAGGTACCGCCGTACATGCGACGGCCCACCATGCGCTTGGCGTACTGCACCGGGATACGGCGCTGGCCCTGCTCGACGAAGACGACACCGACGATGATGATCAGCGCCGCGGCCACGACCGAGGTGAACACCACGCCGCCGCGGCTCTCCAGGATCGACTGGCCTTCGGACGGGATGCGGGCGGCGATACCGGCGAAGATCATCAGCGACATGCCGTTGCCGATGCCACGCTCGGTGACGAGCTCGCCCATCCACATGACCAGGGCGGCGCCGGCGGTCATGACCAGCACGATCACCACGAGGGTGAAGATGCTCTGGTCCTGGATGATGTTCAGGGTGCAGCCCTGCAGCAGGTTGCCGCTGGCGGCCATGGCGACGATCGAGGTGCCCTGCAGCACTGCCAGCGCGATCGCGAGATAACGCGTGTACTGCGTCATCTTGGCCTGTCCGGACTGGCCTTCCTTCTGGAGCTGTTCGAACCGTGGGATGACCACCACCAACAGCTGCACGATGATGCTCGCGGTGATGTAGGGCATCACGCCGACCGCCAGCACCGACAGG includes these proteins:
- a CDS encoding pyridoxal phosphate-dependent aminotransferase → MTPTCALTDAVDSLPAADDPLALSLNENPFPPLPGVRAALTASIAAMNRYPEFLPQRLRSLIAGRAGVADEQVVVGAGATGVIMQVLRAVTKPGDVLVTATPTFDGYPIFAQMARLRSVTVPLDRHGHHNLEAMAAAAARARVVVVCRPHNPTGTVESAADLYRFLDRVPSGTVVLLDEAYVEFLAPDLCLDIPSLVVRYPNLVVVRTFSKAYGLAGLRIGYGICAPSLARELWGMQLPFGIGITGLVAVAASYDAEDQLRQRIRMITSEGAFLRARLRSMGVYCTDSHANFVYLPSGARAWTFGDDGPRVRSYANGGVRITVGDRRSSRAVLAAIRNAVNGATVRP
- a CDS encoding 3-oxoacyl-ACP synthase III family protein → MEQPAVSLLDVSTYLPGEAIGADYYAQFAGSDDLRDNLMFRAPKFRHHVAPDETAIDMVERAAAGLVDRHGSDALADVDILITHTQLPDMPFYGGGGGMANRLGMKPNWVIDLHNGGCAAFILGLKLARQLLASGEGRTALVAVAQNAAGQVFDQDTIRPKAQAAVPGDGAAVGLVALSDVSPILDVECRTYGEYAGDMTMAVDPPRKWWQAGPGEGCIGFTESKITKVLARGNRQVPEVAYAVCDRIGLAPKDIGLLVTNQPNRVFLRNWREALELPAERHRDTFDECGNLFAAGVPVNLDRAIADGQLSKGDVVMMAAFAHAGDFAGAAAVRWGGQR
- a CDS encoding SRPBCC family protein, with translation MSLPALEDITMPIGGITRIENAPREKATPIIMEMMRSVYPHDVVFGEYCTVNDYIDCPPDELFEYLSDTRSLEEWTYSLRGFTETAEPGLWLAYDRLGSETEIYTRTVANRDAMTVDYHCAWDQGQHLWMIYLMRVVDAQTVLNKPGSVVLWTNCHHPFYDNNPYPETAPAQRPVWVGDFWDMFGAGHRLELDNLKAIAEYRHRNGLPITPAWMK
- a CDS encoding thiamine pyrophosphate-binding protein, with product MVGRYRVVDHIITQLAATGTEYFFGVDGANIEDLFDAAFCSGGITPILAKHEFSAATMADGYSRAVSRIGVVAATSGGGSLNLVAGLGESLASRVPVLALVGQAPTGMDGRGSFQDTSGRSGSLDAVVLFSAVSVYCRRVTDPEDIVPALAEALAAADSGGPAVLLLPKDIQQAMIDVVNPLESTVAVRDSVLTDPGSIAEMLRRALGPVTIIAGEQVARDDARRELEELRAVLRAWVATVPDAKDVSGSPGLGQSSWLGVTGVMGHPRVVDAISRSAVCLVVGTRLSVTARAGLDNALAGVQTVSLGAQPPYVPATHVNSTNLRASLTALTRALTGAGRPHGLRVLDPLPHTELQPPAHEGPGIRYRDTVTLLDDLLPEGADIVVDAGNTGASTVHALPVRRAGRFVVALGMGGMGYSFGAAIGMCFARAKTAGPQYRTVVVAGDGSFFMHGMELHTAVQYRLPITFVLFNNNAHAMCVTREQLFYGDRYSYNRFTPARLGAGLAAMFPGLHATDVSELPQLAGALTEALGRHGPSVVSVECSADEIPTFAPFLDSAAQHTQKESSQHVAARA
- a CDS encoding anti-sigma factor family protein; its protein translation is MHMVESVGPFDGDRYATWDAAYVLGSLSSAERREYEAHLQTCSRCRDAVGELSGMPALLGLLTLADVQEIGAEQPEPPLRPEVLDSVLAKVRWRRRRTRWVTTAVAGLAAAVLAIGVVAVVRPEFFGGDQTQEQVAQLPMQHVAPTPFNATIALSSYGWGTRIDMACSYGDWSSGPAAPPSNLGMVVVGRDGSRTQIATWFGMSGATALPSGNTPMQVSEIAAVQLVSADSGKVLLERNL
- a CDS encoding sigma-70 family RNA polymerase sigma factor — encoded protein: MSDPEAAMMRVLYEEHAGALWRYALRLTQDSARAEDVVQETLLRAWRHPDVVADTNQSPRAWLYTVARNLIIDEQRSARRRHETTSSEVVEAEDRTDPAATDEVDTALDRMLLGGALSQLSVDHRAVIERAYYRQLSVAQIAAELQIAEGTVKSRLHYAVRALRLNLQEMGVTR
- the map gene encoding type I methionyl aminopeptidase, which translates into the protein MIGLPRRGRKVVPQRTAGELDAMAAAGSLVAAALKAVREVAAPGMSTLELDQIAESVIRDGGGIPSFLGYHGFPATICASVNDRVVHGIPAADEVLASGDLVSIDCGAILNDWHGDSAVTFGVGSLIDADQKLSDATRESMEAGIAAMVPGNRLTDVSHAIEVATHAASARYDRKFGIVAGYGGHGIGQEMHMDPFLPNEGSPGRGPFLEPGSVLAIEPMLTLGTSKTVILEDEWTVVTKDGSRAAHWEHTVAVTEDGPRILTLLRD
- a CDS encoding adenylate kinase, which translates into the protein MRMVLLGPPGAGKGTQAEKLAEKFGIPQISTGDLFRSNISKGTPLGVEAKKYLDAGDLVPAELTNALVDDRLDADDTAAGFILDGFPRSVEQAVALREMLAKRNLKLDAVLEFRVSESELLTRLKSRGRADDTEEVILNRMKVYRDETAPLLDYYRDELVSVDAVGSLDEVFARALQALGQ
- the secY gene encoding preprotein translocase subunit SecY; its protein translation is MLSAFISSLRTADLRRKILFTLGVVILYRAGAALPSPGVNYPNVQKCIEQVSGGDAAQVYSLINLFSGGALLHLSVLAVGVMPYITASIIVQLLVVVIPRFEQLQKEGQSGQAKMTQYTRYLAIALAVLQGTSIVAMAASGNLLQGCTLNIIQDQSIFTLVVIVLVMTAGAALVMWMGELVTERGIGNGMSLMIFAGIAARIPSEGQSILESRGGVVFTSVVAAALIIIVGVVFVEQGQRRIPVQYAKRMVGRRMYGGTSTYLPLKVNQAGVIPVIFASSLIYIPHLITQLVTAGDPNASNGWWSKAVAKYLTNPADPIYIAIYFGLIIFFTYFYVSITFNPDERADEMKKFGGFIPGIRPGKPTADYLRYVLSRITLPGSIYLGLIAVLPNLFLQGGGGSAQNLPFGGTAVLIMIGVGLDTVKQIESQLMQRNYEGFLK